From a region of the Panicum virgatum strain AP13 chromosome 2K, P.virgatum_v5, whole genome shotgun sequence genome:
- the LOC120692785 gene encoding UDP-rhamnose/UDP-galactose transporter 2-like: MEAEKKPPAVSDVGAWAMNVVSSVGIIMANKQLMSSSGYAFAFATTLTGFHFTVTALVGWISNATGYSVSKPVPLWELVWFSLVANTSITGMNLSLMLNSVGFYQISKLSMIPVVCLMEWVLNSKLYTTKVISAVVVVAAGVGICTVTDVEVNAKGFLCACVAVFCTSLQQITIGSFQKKYNIGSFELLSKTAPIQAISLIILGPFVDYYLNGRSLLNYNFSGGATFFILLSCSLAVFCNMSQYLCIGRFSATSFQVLGHMKTVCVLILGWILFDSALTVKNILGMLLAVMGMVVYSWAMESEKKAATPIPRNKSDMLDGEDVPLKARVSGLPPVDLEEGEMKS, translated from the exons ATGGAGGCGGAGAAGAAGCCGCCGGCGGTGTCCGACGTGGGCGCCTGGGCGATGAACGTCGTCAGCTCCGTCGGCATCATCATGGCCAACAAGCAGCTCATGTCCTCGTCCGGCTACGCCTTCGCCTTCG CCACTACGCTGACCGGGTTCCACTTCACCGTCACGGCGCTCGTCGGGTGGATCTCCAACGCCACCGGCTACTCCGTCTCCAAGCCCGTCCCGCTCTGGGAGCTCGTCTGGTTCTCGCTCGTCGCCAACACCTCCATCACCGGGATGAACCTCAGCCTCATGCTCAACTCCGTCGGCTTCTACCAG ATCTCCAAACTGAGCATGATTCCGGTGGTCTGCCTCATGGAATGGGTGCTGAACAGCAAGCTCTACACCACCAAGGTTATTTCTGCAGTGGTCGTTGTGGCGGCCGGCGTCGGGATTTGCACGGTCACGGACGTCGAGGTCAATGCCAAGGGATTCCTTTGCGCGTGTGTGGCTGTGTTCTGCACGTCGCTGCAGCAGATT ACCATTGGCTCCTTTCAGAAGAAGTACAACATTGGATCATTTGAGCTGCTGAGCAAAACTGCACcaattcaagcaatttcacTTATTATACTGGGCCCCTTTGTGGATTACTACCTCAATGGGCGATCATTGTTGAACTACAATTTTTCTGGAGGGGCCACT TTCTTCATACTGCTTTCATGCTCCCTGGCGGTCTTCTGCAACATGAGCCAATACCTCTGCATCGGGCGGTTTTCTGCGACCTCGTTCCAGGTCCTGGGCCACATGAAGACCGTGTGCGTGCTGATCCTCGGCTGGATCCTGTTCGACTCGGCCCTCACCGTGAAGAACATCCTCGGGATGCTGCTCGCGGTGATGGGCATGGTGGTCTACAGCTGGGCCATGGAGTCCGAGAAGAAGGCGGCCACCCCGATCCCCCGGAACAAGAGCGACATGCTGGACGGCGAGGACGTGCCCCTGAAGGCCAGGGTGAGCGGCCTGCCCCCGGTCGACCTCGAGGAAGGCGAGATGAAGAGCTag
- the LOC120692775 gene encoding ruvB-like 2, with product MAELKRLSESRDLTRIERIGAHSHIRGLGLDSSMEARDASEGMVGQLPARRAAGLILQLIRQGKIAGRAVLIAGQPGTGKTALAMGIAKSLGAETPFASVAASELFSLDLSKTEALTQAFRRAIGVRIKEEAEIIEGEVVEISIDRPLASSGAGSSSAAPSGATAAGKSGRLTLKTTDMETVYELGGKMIEALGKEKVQSGDVIALDKASGKVTKLGRSIGRSRDYDAVGPHTKFVKCPDGELQKRKEVVHCVTLHEIDVINSRTQGFLALFTGDTGEIRAEVREQIDTKVAEWREEGKAEIVPGVLFIDEVHMLDIECFSFLNRALENDMAPILVIATNRGITSIRGTNYRSPHGIPPDFLDRLLIITTQPYKEDEIRKILDIRCDEEDVEMSADAKVLLTKIGIETSLRYAIHLINAAALACQKRKGKVVEMEDISRVYQLFLDVKRSTQYLMEYQSQYMFSEVSGESDGDDAMHS from the exons ATGGCAGAGCTGAAGCGGCTGTCGGAGAGCCGCGACCTGACGCGGATCGAGCGCATCGGCGCGCACTCCCACATCCGGGGGCTAGGGTTGGACTCCTCCATGGAGGCGCGCGACGCCTCCGAGGGCATGGTCGGGCAGCTcccggcccgccgcgccgcgggccTCATCCTCCAGCTAATCCGCCAGGGGAAGAtcgccggccgcgccgtgcTCATCGCGGGCCAGCCCGGCACCGGCAAGACCGCGCTCGCCATGGGCATCGCCAAGTCGCTCGGCGCGGAGACGCCCttcgcctccgtcgccgcctcgGAGCTCTTCTCCCTTGACCTATCCAAGACGGAGGCGCTCACGCAGGCCTTCCGCCGCGCCATCGGCGTCCGCATCAAGGAGGAGGCGGAAATtatcgagggcgaggtcgtcgagATCTCCATTGACCGCCCCTTAGCATCCTCTGGCGCTGGcagcagctccgccgcgccttcGGGCGCTACTGCGGCCGGAAAATCCGGCCGGCTCACGCTGAAGACCACGGACATGGAGACGGTGTACGAGCTCGGAGGGAAGATGATTGAGGCTCTTGGAAAGGAGAAGGTGCAGAGTGGGGATGTGATTGCCCTTGACAAGGCCTCGGGGAAGGTCACCAAGCTTGGCCGCTCCATTGGGAGGTCGCGGGATTATGATGCTGTTGGCCCCCACACCAAGTTTGTCAAGTGTCCTGATGGTGAGCTCCAGAAGCGCAAGGAGGTCGTGCACTGTGTCACCTTACATGAGATTGATGTGATCAATAGCAG GACACAGGGTTTTCTTGCACTGTTCACTGGGGACACTGGTGAAATTCGTGCGGAGGTTCGGGAGCAGATTGACACAAAAGTTGCAGAGTGGAGAGAAGAAGGAAAGGCTGAGATTGTGCCTGGGGTTCTGTTTATCGATGAAGTCCACATGCTAGATATTGAGTGCTTCTCCTTCCTCAACCGAGCATTGGAAAATGATATGGCTCCAATCCTAGTCATCGCAACAAACCGAGGGATCACATCCATCCGCGGGACAAACTACCGGTCGCCGCATGGGATCCCGCCGGACTTCCTCGACCGGCTCCTGATCATCACGACGCAGCCCTACAAGGAGGATGAGATCCGGAAGATCCTTGACATCCGGTgcgacgaggaggacgtggAGATGTCTGCGGACGCCAAGGTCCTGCTCACCAAGATTGGCATCGAGACCTCCCTGAGGTATGCCATTCACCTGATCAATGCCGCCGCGCTGGCCTGCCAGAAGCGCAAGGGGAAGGtggtggagatggaggacatCAGCCGGGTGTACCAGCTGTTCCTGGATGTGAAGCGATCGACGCAGTACCTGATGGAGTACCAGAGCCAGTACATGTTCAGTGAAGTGTCGGGGGAATCAGATGGAGATGATGCCATGCATTCCTAG